From Chloracidobacterium sp., the proteins below share one genomic window:
- a CDS encoding AarF/ABC1/UbiB kinase family protein, with the protein MNRSLPADFSIPPVVRPPVVPMQRGVWGWVRHWQRTLFIIWVLGRVVWMIYRDLRRARRRPNGDLSALSPAQLEAQAARLREQLIRLGPTFIKIGQALATRADLLPVPFIQELAKLQNRVPPFPNAEAFAIIEQELGGPVSKFFRSIDPQPVAAASLGQVYRGVRHDGQEVAIKVQRPNLVARISEDIVILRRLAQWMARSKRLFKGNDWVGMIDEFERTIFAELDYRNEARNADRFRRNFADWPRVHVPVIFWEQTTSRVITMEFLRGIRVTDLEGLKAAGIDPKEANELMYRTYFKQLLEDGFFHADPHPGNILMLPDGRLAFFDFGMVGHISPKLQDQMVSAFFHLIDRDAPGIVQDLIGLGFLSPEADTEDFARVVEDLFRRKLDVNLSEVRFKDLAYDLGDIIYRYPFSTPASFTFIMRALMTLEGISITMNPRFNFLEVALPYAREFLFRRESAQLREKVWASLHDARNGKLNWTRVWNLARTALALYFA; encoded by the coding sequence ATGAACCGTAGCTTGCCGGCCGATTTTTCTATTCCGCCTGTCGTTCGCCCGCCGGTCGTCCCCATGCAGCGGGGCGTGTGGGGATGGGTTCGCCACTGGCAACGAACGCTGTTCATCATTTGGGTGCTTGGGCGCGTTGTCTGGATGATTTACCGCGATCTCCGCCGCGCCCGGCGGCGTCCGAACGGCGATCTGTCGGCGTTGTCGCCGGCGCAGCTGGAGGCGCAGGCGGCGCGGCTGCGGGAGCAACTGATTCGGCTGGGACCAACCTTCATCAAGATTGGGCAGGCGCTAGCGACGCGCGCCGATTTGCTTCCCGTCCCATTCATACAGGAGTTGGCGAAGCTCCAGAATCGCGTACCGCCGTTTCCAAACGCGGAAGCCTTCGCCATTATCGAGCAGGAATTGGGCGGCCCCGTCAGCAAGTTCTTCCGTTCGATTGACCCACAGCCGGTGGCGGCGGCGAGTTTGGGACAGGTGTATCGCGGCGTGCGGCACGACGGGCAGGAAGTGGCCATCAAGGTGCAGCGTCCCAACCTCGTCGCGCGCATTAGCGAGGACATTGTTATTCTGCGCCGACTTGCCCAGTGGATGGCGCGTTCCAAACGGCTTTTCAAGGGCAATGACTGGGTGGGGATGATTGACGAGTTTGAGCGAACGATTTTCGCCGAACTCGACTATCGGAATGAAGCGCGCAACGCCGACCGCTTCCGACGCAACTTCGCCGACTGGCCGCGGGTTCATGTTCCCGTCATTTTCTGGGAGCAAACAACTTCGCGGGTCATCACGATGGAGTTTTTGCGCGGTATTCGCGTCACCGATCTAGAAGGCTTGAAAGCCGCCGGCATTGACCCCAAAGAAGCCAATGAACTGATGTACCGAACGTATTTCAAGCAGTTGCTTGAAGACGGCTTCTTTCACGCCGATCCGCATCCGGGCAACATCCTAATGCTGCCTGACGGTCGGTTGGCGTTTTTCGACTTTGGAATGGTGGGGCATATTTCGCCCAAGCTGCAGGATCAAATGGTCAGCGCCTTCTTCCATCTGATTGACCGCGACGCACCGGGCATCGTACAGGATTTGATCGGTCTTGGCTTTCTGTCTCCTGAGGCCGACACGGAAGATTTTGCACGGGTGGTTGAGGACCTTTTCCGGCGTAAGTTGGATGTCAACCTGTCGGAAGTGCGCTTCAAGGACTTGGCCTACGATCTGGGTGACATTATTTACCGTTATCCATTCTCAACGCCGGCATCGTTTACGTTTATCATGCGGGCGCTGATGACGTTGGAAGGCATCAGCATTACGATGAATCCGCGTTTCAACTTCCTTGAGGTCGCTCTGCCTTACGCACGCGAGTTCTTGTTCCGGCGGGAGAGCGCTCAACTTCGGGAAAAGGTGTGGGCCAGTCTGCATGATGCGCGCAACGGCAAACTTAACTGGACGCGCGTCTGGAATCTGGCCCGAACGGCCCTGGCGCTGTATTTTGCATGA
- a CDS encoding M28 family metallopeptidase, translating into MTPHSVAAETKTNLSALESQLLAAPSPDRARQTLRTLTAKPHLAGTPEDYATALYVRDELAKAGFQTELVEYEVYLPRPKSRRVEMTAPTKYRCTLTEPVLADDPDSASPLAVPTFAAWSPSGKVEAPVVYANYGLPRDYEILDQLGVSVRGKIVIVRYGEAYRGVKAQVAQQRGAAGLLVYSDPKDDGYVQGKTYPDGPWRADNCVQRGSYRAFTQPPGDPLTPGRPAKKGVPRLNPKDAGLPTIPIQPLSYRDALPILESLRGPDAPKAWVGGLPIAYRIGGGETRVRIALEMDYRLRTIWNVIGTLPGTEFPDEWILLGNHRDAWVYGAVDPSSGTTAMLEVARAFGELVKQGWKPRRTIKLCSWDAEEYGLIGSTEWVEEHLTELREKAVCYLNVDSAVSGDNFRASAVPSLWAVTKAVLRDAPDASGTRSLYDNWRAQDKNAPEVRFGKLGSGSDYAPFLQLAGVACLDMASTGGYGVYHSTYDSFRWMEKFGDPNFTRHTAMARGWALLAFRLSESVRLELNLLDYAREIERLAQELAQEHPTLDAAALLDAARDLVIAAEMFETEPDTKATLAARNRLRRRFEGFLLTPEGLPKRYDARHVIYAPGVFSGYGAEVFSGVRYALARNDPEDTARAMVQVVTALHQAAQALHGRRTE; encoded by the coding sequence ATGACGCCGCACAGCGTTGCGGCTGAAACCAAAACGAACCTCTCCGCTCTCGAAAGCCAACTGCTCGCAGCCCCGTCGCCCGACCGCGCCCGCCAAACCCTACGGACACTCACCGCCAAGCCGCATCTGGCCGGCACACCGGAGGACTACGCAACGGCGCTCTACGTCCGTGACGAACTCGCCAAGGCCGGTTTTCAGACCGAACTGGTTGAGTATGAAGTGTACCTGCCGCGCCCAAAATCGCGGCGGGTGGAAATGACCGCGCCGACGAAGTACCGCTGTACGCTGACCGAACCAGTCCTCGCCGACGATCCCGACTCGGCTTCGCCACTCGCCGTTCCGACTTTCGCCGCCTGGTCACCGTCAGGCAAAGTCGAAGCGCCGGTCGTCTATGCCAACTACGGGCTGCCGCGCGATTATGAAATCCTTGACCAACTTGGCGTCAGCGTCCGAGGCAAGATTGTCATTGTGCGCTACGGGGAAGCCTACCGAGGTGTCAAGGCGCAGGTGGCGCAACAGCGCGGCGCGGCGGGATTGCTCGTGTATTCCGACCCCAAGGACGACGGCTATGTTCAGGGCAAAACCTATCCCGACGGGCCATGGCGGGCGGATAACTGTGTCCAGCGCGGCAGCTACCGCGCCTTCACGCAACCGCCGGGCGATCCCCTTACGCCCGGCCGTCCAGCCAAGAAGGGCGTTCCGCGCCTGAATCCTAAAGACGCCGGGCTGCCAACCATCCCCATCCAGCCGCTGTCGTACCGTGACGCCCTGCCGATTCTTGAAAGCCTGCGCGGCCCCGACGCTCCCAAGGCATGGGTCGGGGGGCTACCCATTGCTTACCGCATCGGCGGTGGCGAAACGCGCGTCCGTATCGCGCTTGAGATGGACTACCGGCTTCGCACTATTTGGAACGTCATCGGGACACTGCCCGGTACTGAGTTCCCCGACGAATGGATTCTGCTAGGCAACCACCGAGACGCTTGGGTGTACGGCGCGGTGGACCCATCTAGCGGAACGACGGCGATGCTGGAAGTGGCGCGCGCCTTCGGCGAACTGGTCAAACAGGGCTGGAAACCGCGCCGCACCATCAAGCTCTGTAGTTGGGACGCCGAAGAGTACGGCCTCATCGGCTCAACCGAATGGGTGGAAGAACACCTTACCGAACTCCGCGAAAAGGCGGTTTGCTACCTCAATGTGGATAGCGCCGTCAGCGGCGACAATTTTCGCGCCAGCGCCGTCCCTAGCCTGTGGGCGGTGACGAAAGCCGTCCTGCGCGACGCGCCGGACGCAAGTGGGACGCGCAGCTTGTACGACAACTGGCGGGCGCAGGACAAAAACGCGCCGGAGGTTCGCTTTGGCAAGCTGGGTAGCGGGTCAGACTACGCGCCGTTTTTGCAACTGGCCGGCGTCGCCTGCTTGGACATGGCCTCAACGGGCGGCTACGGCGTTTATCACTCGACCTACGACAGCTTTCGCTGGATGGAAAAATTCGGCGACCCGAACTTCACCCGCCACACGGCAATGGCGCGCGGGTGGGCTTTGCTGGCGTTTCGGCTGTCGGAGTCCGTACGGCTTGAACTCAACCTACTGGACTATGCCCGCGAAATTGAGCGTCTAGCGCAGGAGCTCGCCCAAGAACACCCGACGCTAGACGCCGCCGCGTTGCTGGACGCCGCCCGTGATTTGGTGATCGCTGCTGAAATGTTTGAAACCGAACCGGATACGAAAGCGACGCTGGCGGCGCGCAACCGCTTGCGTCGTCGGTTTGAGGGCTTTTTGCTGACGCCGGAGGGGTTACCGAAGCGCTATGATGCGCGGCATGTCATTTATGCGCCGGGCGTCTTTTCGGGCTACGGCGCGGAAGTGTTTTCCGGCGTCCGCTATGCGCTGGCGCGCAACGACCCTGAAGACACGGCGCGCGCCATGGTGCAGGTCGTCACTGCGCTGCACCAGGCGGCGCAAGCCCTGCACGGACGCCGAACTGAGTAG
- a CDS encoding Uma2 family endonuclease yields the protein MPTSSAVSTEFVGAPLAGTEASSVTNPFSDYDEGVYYPAEDGQPMANSDLHAVYIVQTRANLEALLPNDFVGSDIFWYPVKGRPEICHAPDVLVALGRPPVVGGHRRRSYMQWKEDGVAPQVVFEFWSEGNRSDEEERKLRFYERYGVEEYYAYDVQTGRLEGWRRDGERLVAIERMEGWRSPRLGIVFTLEEGALRLLYPDGTPFQTLGEVRAALERERAAKEAALAAKERERAAKERERAAKEAALAEVERLKEKLRALGVTPE from the coding sequence GAGGCGTCGTCGGTGACAAATCCGTTTTCGGATTACGACGAAGGGGTGTATTACCCGGCGGAGGATGGTCAGCCGATGGCGAACTCGGACCTGCACGCGGTCTACATTGTGCAGACGCGGGCGAACTTGGAGGCGCTGTTGCCGAACGACTTCGTCGGCAGCGACATTTTCTGGTATCCGGTCAAGGGGCGACCGGAGATTTGCCATGCGCCGGACGTGTTAGTAGCGCTGGGTCGCCCGCCAGTGGTGGGTGGGCATCGGCGGCGGAGCTATATGCAATGGAAAGAGGATGGAGTGGCACCGCAGGTGGTGTTTGAGTTTTGGTCGGAAGGGAATCGGAGTGATGAGGAAGAGCGAAAGTTGAGGTTTTACGAGCGGTATGGGGTGGAGGAATACTACGCTTACGATGTGCAGACGGGGCGACTTGAGGGATGGCGGCGGGATGGGGAGCGGTTGGTGGCGATAGAACGGATGGAGGGGTGGCGGAGTCCGCGATTGGGGATTGTGTTTACCCTAGAGGAAGGAGCGTTGCGGTTGTTGTACCCGGATGGGACGCCGTTTCAGACGCTAGGGGAGGTGCGTGCGGCGCTAGAGCGGGAGCGCGCCGCAAAGGAAGCGGCGTTGGCGGCAAAGGAGCGGGAGCGCGCCGCGAAGGAACGCGAGCGTGCGGCAAAGGAAGCGGCGCTGGCTGAGGTTGAACGGCTCAAAGAAAAACTGCGGGCGTTGGGTGTTACACCGGAGTGA